Within the Pseudoxanthomonas sp. YR558 genome, the region GGTGCTGCTGCTGCTGGTCGTGCTGCACATCTTCGCGCTGCACGAAGTGGGCTCGAACAACCCGGATGGCGTCGAGATCAAGAAGGGCCCGAAGGGCAACCGCTGGTCGCCGACCGCGCCGGCCGACGGCGTGCCGTTCCACCCGTACTACACGGTCAAGGACGGCTTCTACGTGGGTGGCTTCCTGATCCTGGCGGCGTTCATCGTGTTCTTCGCCCCGGCCATGGGTGGCTGGTTCCTCGAGCACGACAACTTCACCGAGGCCAACAGGCTGGTGACGCCCGCGCACATCAAGCCGGTGTGGTACTACACGCCGTACTACGCCATGTTGCGCGTGGTGCCGCACAAGTTGAGCGGCGTGCTGGTGATGTTCGGTGCGATCGCGATCCTGTTCCTGGTGCCGTGGCTGGACCGCGCGAAGGTGAAGTCGTACCGCTACCGCGGCGTGCTGTCGAAGGTGCTGTTGGGCGTGTTCGCGATCTGCTTCGTGTGGCTGGGCAAGATCGGTGCGGGCCCGGGTACGGATCCGGTGGAAACCATCATCGGCCGCTTCCTGACCGGCTTCTACTTCCTGTTCTTCCTGACCATGCCGATCTGGACCAAGATCGACAAGACCAAGCCAGTGCCCGAGCGGGTGACGACGCATGACTAAGACTTTCGCCTCTCGCCTAGCTGTATTCGCCAGCGGGTTGCTGATCTCGTTCTCCGCGTTCGCCGCAGAAGGCGGCGCCACGCTGCAGGCCGGCAACGACCTGGGCGACCGCGCCTCGCTGCAGCGCGGTGCGCAGCTGTACATGAACTACTGCGCGGGCTGCCATTCGCTGAAGTACATGCGCTATTCGCGCATGGCCGAAGACCTGGGCCTGACCGAAGACGAGGTGATGAACAACCTCAACTTCACCGGCGCCAAGTTCGGCGAGCAGGTCCAGGTATCGATGCCGCACGACCCGGCGACGAAGTGGTTCGGCAAGATGCCGCCGGACCTGAGCGTCATCGCCCGCGTGCGTGGCAGCGACTGGATCTACACCTACCTGAAGTCGTTCTACCTCGACGAATCGCGTCCGCTGGGCTGGAACAACAAGTTGTTCCCGAACGCCTCCATGCCGAACCCCCTGTGGGAACTGCAGGGCTTGCAGCACGCGGAGTTCGGCCCCGCCGATCCAGCGACGGGCGAGCGCCACGTGGAAGGCCTCAAGGTGGCGCAGGCCGGTCGCCAGAGCGCGCAGGAGTTCGACCAGACCGCGCGCGACATCACCAACTTCCTGGAGTATGTCGGCGAGCCGGCGGCCCTGAAGCGCCAGAGCATCGGCGTGTGGGTGATCCTGTTCCTGGCAGCGCTGACGTTCCTGGCCTACCTCCTCAAGGAGGAGTACTGGAAGGACGTCCACTAAGGGCGTCGCATCCGCCGCCACGGCGCGGGCATACGCCCGCGCCGTAGACGGACTTGGCCGGGCGTGGGGTTGCTTGGCTTTTTCCGGCGGTGATTGCACACTCAGGGACCGGGGCGACCTTCGGCAAGGGGCCGGTGGCGTCGGTGCGATCGGCGGATTCCGGTCGTCGGAGAGCCGTGAATGGCTGCGAGTCCACGTATGCGCAATACACTGACGTTGTTTTCCTCCACCGATGATGTGCTCTGCCACCGCGTGCGGCTGGTACTCGCCGCCAAGGGCGTGAGTTACGACCTGGTGCCGGTGGATCCGCAGAACCCGCCCGAAGACCTCATCGACCTCAATCCCTACCATTCCGTGCCCACCTTGGTGGAGCGCGACTTGGTGCTGTACGCCGCTTCGGTGGTCAGCGAATACCTGGATGAACGCTATCCACATCCTCCGCTGATGCCGGTGGATCCGCTCTCCCGCGCGCGACTGCGCCTGGCGATGCTGCGTATCGAGCATGACTGGGTGCCGCAAGTGCAGGCGATCCAGCTGGGCAACAAGCAGCAGGCCGAAGCCGGTCGGAAGCGCTTGAAGGAACTGCTGACCGCGTCGGTGCCGCTGTTCAAGGCGAGCAAGTTCTTCCTCAATCCCGAAATGAGCCTCGCCGATTGCGCGATGGCCCCGATCATCTGGCGCCTGCCTTCACTGGACGTGCCGCTGCCGAAGGACGGCAAGGCGATCGAGGATTACGGCAACCGCATCTTCCGCAACCCCGGCTTCATCCGCAGTCTGACGGACGCAGAGAAGAAGCTTCGCGAGATCCCGGCCTAGCCGGCATCCCGCCCAGCCGATTCGCGCGTAAGCGTCGCTTGCGATCGGCTCCAGAGACTTCCATGACCGACGATTCCTCCCGCATGACCAGCCACCGCCCGTACCTGCTGCGGGCGCTCAACGAGTGGATCGCGGACAACGGCATGACGCCGCACCTGCTCGTGGATGCCACCCAGGCAGGTGTGCAGGTGCCGATGAGCGCGGTGAAGGAAGGCAAGGTCGTGCTCAACATCGCCGAGCGCGCGGTCGTGCGGCTGATGATCGACAACGAGGCGGTGAGCTTCACCGCACGTTTCGGGGGCGTCAGTCATCCGGTGTACGTTCCGATCAGCGCCGTGCTCGCGATTTATTCGCGCGAGACGGGGCAGGGCATGGCGTTGCCTGATGATGTGGCTCCCGGCCCGGAACCCGACGGCGACGATGAGCCGCCATCGCACGATACGCCGCCCGATGACGAGACCCCGCCGACACCAGGCAAGCGTCCGCCGTTCTTGCGCGTGGTGAAGTAGCGCGCTGCGGGCGCAGCGCGGTCAGTGCAGGTCGAGCGGCGTGACCGACGGAACGACCGGTCCCACGAACGACACCAACTCGCCCTTGCGCAACACCATGCGACCGACATGCCGGTCGATGCCGTCGTGCGAGTACTCGAAGCGGAAACTGCGCTCGAAGCCTAGCCAGCCATCTTCGCCACGGCACACCCGGAGCCCCGCGGCGTGCACGCTCTGGTCGAGCCAGATCACGCCGGCTGCCTTGCAGGCGTTGCGACCCAGCACGCCGGCGCGCTCTGCAGCGGCGCGCGCGGCATTCCAGTAGGCGAAGGCCGCTGCGGCCGCCACCATCCACAGCAATGCGCTGAGCGGCGACATGCTCAAGGTGCGGGCCCTAGCTTCATTGACAGGTCGATGGCGCGTACGTGCTTGGTAAGCGCGCCGATAGAGACGAAATCCACCCCGTCGGCGGCGATCCCGGCGAGCGTCGTCATGTCCACGCCGCCTGAAACTTCCAGTGGAATGCGGCCGTCGTAAGGCGCTGCCTTCGCGCGCCGCACGGCTTCGCGGCGGGTAACGGCATCGAAGTCGTCGACCAGGATGCGTTCGCACCCCTCCGATAGCGCCTCATCCAGTTGGTCGAGCGTTTCCACCTCGACGATCAGCGGCAATGACGGCTGCGCGGACCGCGCGGCGCGGATTGCCGCGGTGAGCGAACCAGCGGCACGCACGTGGTTCTCCTTCAGCATCACGGTGTCGTACAGGCCGATGCGATGGTTGCGCCCGCCGCCGCAGCGGACGGCGTACTTCTGCGCCAGGCGCAGGCCGGGCAGCGTCTTGCGCGTGTCGAGGATCGTGCAGCCGGTGCCGCGCACCGCATCGACATACGCCGACGTGGTGGTCGCGGTACCGGACAGCGTCTGCAGGAAATTCAGCGCGGCGCGCTCGGCCGTGACCAGGGCACGCGTGCGACCGGATAGCGTCGCCAGTACGGTTCGGGCCGCCACGCGATCGCCTTCCTGCACGCGCCATTCGATGCGTACATCCGGATCGAGGGCACGATGGCAGGCATCGAACCACGGGCGCCCGGCGATGACGGCTGCTTCCTTGCAGAGCAGGTAGGCGATGTCTGCGGTGTCGGGCAAGAGCGCGGCGGTTATATCGCCGGGACCGACGTCCTCGGCCAACGCGCGCGCGACATCGTCGCGGATCACGTCCTCGGGCGGGGGCGTCGGGCGCTGGCTCATCGGGTGGGGAAATCGTCTGCCTGGGCGGTGGCGATCGCCTCTTCGGCGAGCAGGACCGGAATGCCGTCGTCGACCCGATACGCGATCTTGCGATCGTGCGTGACCAGCGCCTCCCGCAGCGGGTCCGTGACCGCCGTGTCATCGGCCCGCTTGACCTGGCCGCTGCTGATCGCGCGGTTCAACGTTTCAAGGCCACGCGCGTCGAGCACGGCCAACGGTTGGCGGGTGGTGGGGC harbors:
- a CDS encoding cytochrome c1, with protein sequence MTKTFASRLAVFASGLLISFSAFAAEGGATLQAGNDLGDRASLQRGAQLYMNYCAGCHSLKYMRYSRMAEDLGLTEDEVMNNLNFTGAKFGEQVQVSMPHDPATKWFGKMPPDLSVIARVRGSDWIYTYLKSFYLDESRPLGWNNKLFPNASMPNPLWELQGLQHAEFGPADPATGERHVEGLKVAQAGRQSAQEFDQTARDITNFLEYVGEPAALKRQSIGVWVILFLAALTFLAYLLKEEYWKDVH
- a CDS encoding DUF3301 domain-containing protein, with translation MSPLSALLWMVAAAAAFAYWNAARAAAERAGVLGRNACKAAGVIWLDQSVHAAGLRVCRGEDGWLGFERSFRFEYSHDGIDRHVGRMVLRKGELVSFVGPVVPSVTPLDLH
- the nadC gene encoding carboxylating nicotinate-nucleotide diphosphorylase, which translates into the protein MSQRPTPPPEDVIRDDVARALAEDVGPGDITAALLPDTADIAYLLCKEAAVIAGRPWFDACHRALDPDVRIEWRVQEGDRVAARTVLATLSGRTRALVTAERAALNFLQTLSGTATTTSAYVDAVRGTGCTILDTRKTLPGLRLAQKYAVRCGGGRNHRIGLYDTVMLKENHVRAAGSLTAAIRAARSAQPSLPLIVEVETLDQLDEALSEGCERILVDDFDAVTRREAVRRAKAAPYDGRIPLEVSGGVDMTTLAGIAADGVDFVSIGALTKHVRAIDLSMKLGPAP
- a CDS encoding Trm112 family protein, with translation MDRKLLDLLCCPTTRQPLAVLDARGLETLNRAISSGQVKRADDTAVTDPLREALVTHDRKIAYRVDDGIPVLLAEEAIATAQADDFPTR
- a CDS encoding ClpXP protease specificity-enhancing factor; amino-acid sequence: MTDDSSRMTSHRPYLLRALNEWIADNGMTPHLLVDATQAGVQVPMSAVKEGKVVLNIAERAVVRLMIDNEAVSFTARFGGVSHPVYVPISAVLAIYSRETGQGMALPDDVAPGPEPDGDDEPPSHDTPPDDETPPTPGKRPPFLRVVK
- a CDS encoding glutathione S-transferase N-terminal domain-containing protein produces the protein MAASPRMRNTLTLFSSTDDVLCHRVRLVLAAKGVSYDLVPVDPQNPPEDLIDLNPYHSVPTLVERDLVLYAASVVSEYLDERYPHPPLMPVDPLSRARLRLAMLRIEHDWVPQVQAIQLGNKQQAEAGRKRLKELLTASVPLFKASKFFLNPEMSLADCAMAPIIWRLPSLDVPLPKDGKAIEDYGNRIFRNPGFIRSLTDAEKKLREIPA
- a CDS encoding cytochrome bc complex cytochrome b subunit, which codes for MANIITRTADGLMDWFNARAPGFMPVYRKHMSEYYAPKNFNIWYIFGVLSIVVLVNQILTGIFLTMHFKPSAAEAFASVEYIMRDVEWGWLIRYMHSTGASLFFIVVYIHMFRGLMYGSYQKPRELVWILGMLIYLVLMAEAFLGYVLPWGQMSFWGAKVIISLFGAIPVIGNGLTEWIMGDYLPGDATLNRFFALHVIALPLVLLLLVVLHIFALHEVGSNNPDGVEIKKGPKGNRWSPTAPADGVPFHPYYTVKDGFYVGGFLILAAFIVFFAPAMGGWFLEHDNFTEANRLVTPAHIKPVWYYTPYYAMLRVVPHKLSGVLVMFGAIAILFLVPWLDRAKVKSYRYRGVLSKVLLGVFAICFVWLGKIGAGPGTDPVETIIGRFLTGFYFLFFLTMPIWTKIDKTKPVPERVTTHD